In Eretmochelys imbricata isolate rEreImb1 chromosome 4, rEreImb1.hap1, whole genome shotgun sequence, a single window of DNA contains:
- the LOC144263613 gene encoding cytochrome P450 4V2-like, giving the protein MGALQLPQEGDRLLYWGAGAVTLLFTLLAAFTFRLLPAYLGKWKALKPIPGLSPCYPLLGNALLFERKGEDFFKQMMQYYNDFRNQPLLKLWFGPLPFLFLYHPDTVEVILSSSKHMEKSYLYKFLQPWLGTGLLTSTGDKWRSRRKMITPTFHFTILADFLEVMNEQATILVDKLEKHVDKEPFDCFLDITLCALDIICETAMGKNVGAQNNKDSEYVRAVYKMSGLLHQRQRCPWFWSDLIYLMFQEGREHNRSLKILHSFTDNIIAEKSREIKNHEQHKTDFEGKCEQSGSKKRRAFLDMLLNATDDNGNRLSYMDIREEVDTFMFEGHDTTAAAMSWAIYLLGCHPEAQKKVHRELDEVFGNSDRPVTMDDLKKLRYLECVIKEALRLFPSVPSFARTTSEDCHIRGFKIPKGTEVIIVTYALHRDPEVFPDPEEFRPERFFPENSSGRHIYAYVPFSAGSRNCIGQRFAQVEERAVLAIILQRFWVETSQKREDLDLVAELILRPNKGIWIQLKRRRECVS; this is encoded by the exons atgggggctctgcagctgccccaggaGGGGGACCGGCTGCTCTACTGGGGGGCTGGAGCCGTCACTCTGCTCTTCACGCTGCTGGCAGCCTTCACGTTCCGCCTGCTGCCGGCTTACCTGGGGAAGTGGAAGGCGCTGAAGCCGATTCCGGGGCTCAGCCCCTGTTACCCGCTGCTGGGAAATGCTCTGCTCTTCGAGCGCAAAGGGGAAG atttctTTAAACAAATGATGCAATACTATAATGATTTCAGGAATCAACCACTGTTAAAACTTTGGTTTGGACCATTGCCTTTTCTGTTTTTATATCATCCAGATACTGTTGAG GTTATTCTAAGCAGTTCGAAGCACATGGAAAAATCCTATCTATACAAATTTCTGCAACCATGGCTTGGCACAGGACTTCTAACAAG CACTGGGGATAAGTGGCGTTCCAGAAGGAAAATGATAACTCCCACATTCCACTTCACAATCTTAGCTGATTTTCTAGAAGTTATGAATGAACAAGCCACTATTTTGGTTGATAAACTTGAAAAGCACGTTGACAAAGAGCCATTTGATTGCTTTCTAGACATCACTCTCTGTGCCCTGGATATAATCTGTG AAACTGCGATGGGCAAGAATGTCGGTGCACAGAACAATAAGGATTCTGAATATGTCCGTGCTGTTTATAA GATGAGTGGCCTCCTTCATCAGAGACAGAGGTGTCCTTGGTTTTGGTCTGACTTGATATACCTTATGTTCCAAGAAGGAAGGGAACATAATAGAAGTCTCAAGATTCTTCACAGTTTTACTGACAAT aTTATTGCAGAAAAATCCCGTGAAATAAAGAACCATGAACAACATAAAACTGACTTTGAAGGCAAATGTGAACAAAGTGGATCCAAAAAGAGAAGAGCTTTTCTTGATATGCTTCTGAATGCAACTGATGACAATGGGAACAGACTGAGTTACATGGATATTCGAGAGGAAGTGGATACTTTCATGTTTGAG GGGCATGATACAACAGCTGCTGCTATGAGCTGGGCCATCTACTTACTTGGATGTCATCCAGAAGCCCAGAAGAAAGTTCACAGAGAATTGGATGAAGTGTTTG GGAACTCTGACCGGCCTGTCACAATGGATGACCTTAAGAAGCTCCGGTATCTTGAGTGTGTCATTAAAGAAGCCCTTCGTCTCTTCCCTTCTGTTCCATCCTTTGCCCGCACCACAAGTGAAGATTGCCATATTA GAGGATTTAAGATACCAAAAGGTACAGAGGTAATCATTGTTACTTATGCACTGCACAGAGATCCAGAGGTTTTCCCAGATCCTGAGGAATTCAGGCCTGAGCGATTCTTCCCTGAGAATTCTAGTGGAAGGCATATATATGCGTATGTGCCCTTCTCTGCTGGATCCAGAAACTGCATTG GCCAGCGCTTTGCACAGGTGGAAGAGAGAGCTGTTCTAGCCATCATCCTACAACGCTTTTGGGTGGAAACAAGTCAAAAGCGAGAAGATCTTGATTTGGTCGCAGAATTAATTCTTCGCCCAAATAAGGGCATCTGGATCCAGCTGAAGAGGAGAAGAGAGTGTGTGTCATAA